In Argiope bruennichi chromosome X1, qqArgBrue1.1, whole genome shotgun sequence, a single window of DNA contains:
- the LOC129958824 gene encoding zinc finger protein 883-like, with protein sequence MPPRKFTRKRSKKASWKSLGDEATNVSTSQKNSETHTKAVVKSQSNATCVICKRSFTSEKMLNDHNTKHHYIRHCPNCPKTFRQTRKFILHLRSHLNDNPYLCKICFEAFNEKKCMLTHKKMHNRFTRLQCKKCSEVFFHINSYSVHKQTHNGPPYPCDYCDIVFSNFYDRIVHYKNHLNRCGLCRNKVVAFPTNLGLVFHMRFAHQEDVATNAPASTFEPYVSTGAVNLEEDSESDSMDDLLSSDDESLEDIDYNYQKDAVEPVYTLKRKDKFICFICYDLYPSSELLKSHMKAHTWFPCNFCPKFFTDPETFHNHKCDFTYFHRADVNCSTKIKCENCEKTVANDITSHLDESNDRESMNNLLSSDSESDSDDIYYKYQKVLFQNHKCDSSDVPCADVNCSTESECENCEKTSKMAPDISAVNMNAPQSVLSTFQDIKYDIAQLINFIEFVKSRELPLDVKTLNHIALHATSLRIILKDSQIRCCFPSEWIPEIEDMYFRLQDFSQSLCDRIHHSSEQ encoded by the exons atgccACCCCGGAAATTCACAAGGAAGCGATCAAAGAAAGCATCTTGGAAAAGTTTGGGTGACGAAGCAACAAATGTTTCAACATCGCAGAAAAATTCAGAGACTCATACAAAAGCAGTTGTTAAGAGTCAATCAAATg ctaCTTGTGTGATCTGCAAAAGGAGTTTTACCAGTGAGAAGATGTTAAATGATCATAATACCAAGCATCATTACATCCGTCACTGCCCTAATTGCCCAAAGACTTTTCGTCAaactagaaaatttatattgcatttacgAAGCCATTTGAATGATAATCCTTACCTATGTAAAATTTGCTTTGaagcatttaatgaaaaaaaatgtatgctgaCACACAAGAAAATGCATAACCGTTTTACAAGGTTACAGTGTAAGAAATGTTCTGAAGTATTTTTCCATATTAATTCTTATAGTGTGCATAAACAGACTCACAATGGACCTCCATATCCTTGCGACTACTGTGATATAgtcttttcaaacttttatgaTAGAATTGTACATTATAAAAATCATCTGAATCGTTGTGGTTTGTGCCGCAATAAAGTTGTTGCTTTTCCAACAAATTTAGGTCTTGTATTTCATATGCGCTTTGCTCATCAAGAGGATGTAGCTACGAATGCTCCAGCATCTACTTTTGAACCTTATGTAAGCACTGGTGCTGTGAACTTGGAAGAAGACAGTGAAAGTGATAGCATGGATGACTTGCTTTCATCTGATGATGAATCTCTTGAAGATATAGACTACAATTATCAAAAAGATGCTGTTGAGCCAGTGTATACTTTAAAACGTAAagataaattcatttgttttatatgcTATGATTTATATCCATCTTCTGAACTGTTGAAGTCTCACATGAAAGCTCATACCTGGTTTCCATGTAACTTTTGTCCCAAATTTTTTACTGATCCTGAGACTTTTCATAATCATAAGTgtgattttacatattttcatcgTGCAGATGTTAATTGTAGTACTAAAATCAAGTGTGAAAATTGTGAGAAAACTGTAGCTAATGATATTACATCACACTTGGATGAAAGCAATGATAGAGAGAGCATGAATAACTTACTTTCATCTGATAGTGAATCTGATAGTGAcgatatatattacaaatatcaaAAGGTGctgtttcaaaatcataagtgTGATTCCTCAGATGTTCCATGTGCAGATGTTAATTGCAGTACTGAAAGTGAGTGTGAAAATTGTGAGAAAACTAGTAAAATGGCACCTGATATTTCAGCAGTCAATATGAATGCTCCTCAAAGCGTTTTATCAACCtttcaagatataaaatatgatattgcgcagctcattaattttattgaattcgtaAAATCTCGGGAGCTGCCATTAGATGTTAAAACTCTCAATCATATAGCTTTACATGCTACAAGCCttcgaataatattaaaagatagcCAAATTCGATGCTGCTTTCCTTCAGAATGGATTCCAGAGATTGAAGACATGTATTTCAGACTTCAGGATTTCAGTCAGAGTCTCTGTGATAGAATACATCATTCATCAGAAcagtaa